A stretch of Gemmobacter fulvus DNA encodes these proteins:
- a CDS encoding DUF5337 domain-containing protein: MSSPSPDDLRQARDARLVAIVIAGTMLLWMGAQWLGGKMGWETRYVFLFDLAALAAFIWALVVTYQIWRRHKAAGRGN, encoded by the coding sequence ATGAGCAGCCCGTCCCCTGATGACCTGCGGCAGGCGCGCGATGCGCGTCTGGTTGCCATTGTCATCGCGGGCACGATGCTGCTGTGGATGGGCGCGCAATGGCTGGGCGGAAAGATGGGCTGGGAAACCCGCTATGTCTTTCTTTTCGATCTGGCCGCACTGGCCGCGTTCATCTGGGCGCTGGTTGTCACCTATCAGATCTGGCGGCGGCACAAAGCCGCTGGCCGGGGAAATTGA
- a CDS encoding NADH-quinone oxidoreductase subunit E — MLRRLHKDQPASFEFTPANLEWARGQITKYPAGRQASAVIPLLWRAQEQHGWLTRPAIEYVADMLGMAYIRVLEVATFYFMFQLQPVGSVAHIQICGTTSCMICGAEELIAVCKELIAPAAHAVSADGKFSWEEVECMGACANAPMAQIGKDYYEDLTPAKLRDLIARFSRGEVPVPGPQNGRYAAEPLSGLTSLKDFESGRQQYNASAQRAVDIGDTVKRIDGTEVPILMPWLGKAAAVKPVAQTTPAPAAAGISATVAEALTTGTPEVKVDAPAGVAVAAPAQTVASGNEAEAVKPAGLSAARNGTPDTLQVIEGIGPKLEALCHELGFFHFDQIASWGPAEIAWMDANLKGFKGRVTRDKWVAQARIIIEHGLEEFQRRAKTNDY, encoded by the coding sequence ATGCTTCGCCGTCTGCACAAAGACCAGCCTGCCTCGTTCGAATTCACGCCTGCCAATCTGGAATGGGCGCGGGGGCAGATCACCAAATACCCGGCGGGGCGTCAGGCCTCTGCCGTGATCCCGCTGCTGTGGCGCGCGCAGGAACAGCATGGCTGGCTGACCCGGCCCGCCATCGAATATGTCGCGGATATGCTGGGCATGGCCTATATCCGCGTGCTGGAAGTGGCGACATTCTACTTCATGTTTCAGCTGCAACCCGTTGGTTCTGTGGCACATATCCAGATCTGTGGCACCACGTCCTGCATGATCTGCGGTGCCGAGGAGCTGATCGCCGTCTGCAAGGAGCTGATCGCGCCCGCCGCCCATGCGGTGTCGGCAGATGGCAAGTTCAGCTGGGAAGAGGTCGAGTGCATGGGCGCCTGCGCCAATGCGCCGATGGCCCAGATCGGCAAGGATTATTACGAAGACCTGACGCCCGCCAAGCTGCGCGACCTGATCGCGCGGTTCTCGCGTGGCGAGGTGCCGGTGCCCGGCCCGCAGAATGGCCGCTATGCGGCAGAGCCGCTGTCAGGGCTGACCTCGCTCAAGGATTTTGAATCCGGGCGGCAGCAATACAATGCCTCGGCGCAGCGCGCGGTGGACATTGGCGATACGGTCAAGCGCATCGACGGCACCGAAGTGCCGATCCTGATGCCCTGGCTGGGCAAGGCTGCGGCAGTCAAGCCCGTGGCCCAGACCACGCCCGCACCTGCGGCGGCGGGCATTTCGGCCACGGTGGCCGAGGCGCTGACCACCGGCACTCCCGAGGTCAAGGTCGATGCCCCCGCAGGCGTGGCCGTGGCGGCCCCGGCGCAGACCGTTGCCTCGGGCAATGAGGCCGAAGCGGTGAAACCCGCTGGGCTTTCAGCCGCGCGCAATGGCACCCCCGACACGCTGCAAGTGATCGAAGGCATCGGCCCTAAGCTTGAGGCGCTGTGTCACGAGCTGGGCTTCTTCCACTTCGACCAGATCGCCAGCTGGGGTCCGGCAGAAATCGCGTGGATGGATGCCAATCTGAAAGGCTTCAAGGGCCGTGTGACCCGTGACAAATGGGTGGCGCAGGCCAGGATCATCATCGAACACGGTCTGGAAGAATTCCAGCGCCGTGCCAAGACCAACGATTATTGA
- a CDS encoding NADH-quinone oxidoreductase subunit D, whose product MDGQFDDALQGEQKIRNFNINFGPQHPAAHGVLRLVLELDGEIVERCDPHIGLLHRGTEKLMESRTYLQNLPYLDRLDYVAPMNQEHAWCLAIEKLTGTVVPRRASLIRVLYSEIGRVLNHLLNVTTQAMDVGALTPPLWGFEEREKLMVFYERASGARLHSAYFRPGGVHQDLTPQLIEDIDQWAVEFPRVLDDIDGLLTENRIFKQRNADIGVVTEDDILKWGYSGVMVRGSGLAWDLRRAQPYECYDEFDFKIPVGKNGDCYDRYLCRMQEMRESTSIIRQAIAKLRVEKGEVLARGKLSPPKRADMKTSMEALIHHFKLYTEGFHVPAGEVYAAVEAPKGEFGVYMVADGTNKPYRAKLRAPGFLHLQSMDYIAKGHQLADVAAIIGTMDVVFGEIDR is encoded by the coding sequence ATGGACGGACAATTCGACGACGCGCTGCAAGGCGAACAGAAGATCCGCAACTTCAACATCAACTTCGGGCCGCAGCACCCTGCGGCGCATGGTGTGTTGCGTCTGGTGCTGGAGCTGGATGGCGAAATCGTGGAACGCTGCGATCCGCATATCGGCCTGCTGCACCGTGGCACCGAAAAGCTGATGGAAAGCCGCACCTATCTGCAAAACCTGCCCTATCTGGACCGGCTCGATTATGTGGCGCCGATGAACCAGGAACATGCCTGGTGTCTGGCCATCGAAAAGCTGACCGGCACCGTGGTGCCGCGCCGCGCCTCGCTGATCCGGGTGCTGTATTCCGAAATCGGGCGGGTGCTGAACCACCTGCTGAACGTCACCACGCAGGCCATGGACGTGGGAGCGCTGACGCCGCCGCTCTGGGGCTTTGAAGAGCGTGAAAAGCTGATGGTGTTTTACGAACGTGCCAGCGGCGCGCGTCTGCACTCGGCCTATTTCCGTCCCGGTGGCGTGCATCAGGATCTGACCCCGCAGCTGATCGAGGATATCGACCAGTGGGCAGTGGAATTCCCGCGTGTGCTGGATGACATTGACGGGTTGCTGACCGAAAACCGCATCTTCAAGCAGCGCAATGCCGATATCGGCGTGGTGACTGAAGATGACATCCTGAAATGGGGCTATTCTGGCGTGATGGTGCGCGGCTCGGGCCTCGCCTGGGATTTGCGCCGCGCGCAGCCCTATGAATGTTACGACGAATTCGACTTCAAGATTCCGGTCGGCAAGAATGGCGACTGCTATGATCGCTATCTGTGCCGGATGCAGGAAATGCGCGAGTCGACCTCGATCATCCGTCAGGCGATTGCCAAGCTGCGGGTCGAGAAGGGCGAAGTTCTGGCGCGCGGCAAGCTGAGCCCGCCCAAACGCGCCGACATGAAAACCTCGATGGAAGCGCTGATCCATCACTTCAAGCTCTATACCGAAGGCTTCCACGTCCCTGCGGGCGAGGTTTATGCCGCTGTCGAGGCGCCCAAGGGCGAATTCGGCGTTTACATGGTGGCCGATGGCACCAACAAACCCTATCGCGCCAAACTGCGCGCGCCGGGGTTCCTGCACCTGCAATCCATGGATTACATCGCCAAGGGCCACCAGCTGGCCGACGTCGCTGCCATCATCGGCACGATGGACGTGGTGTTCGGGGAGATCGACCGCTAA
- a CDS encoding NADH-quinone oxidoreductase subunit C — MTEALTQLAEHLALKRPDAVLSSQIAFDELTLDVPLAQILSFVDFLKTDSTCRFSTLVDITAVDHPERPARFDVVYHFLSMYQNHRIRLRVALREDEMVPSISTVHPSANWFEREIFDMFGILVSGHPDLRRILTDYGFRGHPLRKDFPTTGYTEVRYDEAQKRVVYEPVKLVQEYRQFDFMSPWEGATYVLPGDEKKA; from the coding sequence ATGACCGAAGCCCTGACCCAGCTTGCCGAACACCTTGCGCTGAAACGCCCCGATGCGGTGCTGTCCAGCCAGATCGCCTTTGATGAACTGACGCTGGATGTGCCGCTGGCGCAGATCCTGTCCTTTGTCGACTTCCTGAAAACCGACAGCACCTGCCGGTTCTCGACGCTGGTCGACATTACCGCCGTCGATCACCCGGAACGCCCGGCGCGGTTCGATGTGGTCTATCACTTCCTGTCGATGTATCAGAACCATCGCATCCGCCTGAGAGTGGCACTGCGCGAAGACGAGATGGTGCCCTCGATTTCGACGGTTCATCCTTCGGCCAATTGGTTCGAGCGGGAAATCTTCGACATGTTCGGGATCCTGGTCTCAGGCCACCCCGACCTGCGCCGCATCCTCACCGATTACGGCTTTCGCGGCCACCCGCTGCGCAAGGATTTTCCGACCACAGGCTATACCGAGGTGCGGTATGACGAGGCGCAGAAGCGCGTGGTCTACGAGCCGGTCAAGCTGGTGCAGGAATATCGCCAGTTCGATTTCATGTCTCCGTGGGAAGGCGCAACCTATGTGCTGCCCGGCGACGAGAAGAAAGCCTGA
- a CDS encoding NuoB/complex I 20 kDa subunit family protein translates to MGVSTSQNHAANDRDAGMVAMNRDLQDKGFLLTSTEDIINWARTGSLHWMTFGLACCAVEMMHTAMPRYDVERYGFAPRASPRQSDVMIVAGTLTNKMAPALRKVYDQMPEPRYVISMGSCANGGGYYHYSYSVVRGCDRIVPVDIYVPGCPPTAEALMYGILALQRKIRRTGTLVR, encoded by the coding sequence ATGGGCGTGAGCACCAGCCAGAACCACGCCGCCAATGACCGCGATGCCGGTATGGTGGCGATGAACCGCGACCTTCAGGACAAGGGCTTTCTGCTCACCTCGACCGAAGACATCATCAACTGGGCGCGCACCGGCTCGCTGCACTGGATGACCTTCGGTCTGGCCTGCTGCGCGGTGGAGATGATGCACACCGCCATGCCGCGCTATGACGTGGAGCGCTATGGCTTTGCCCCGCGCGCCAGCCCACGCCAGTCCGATGTGATGATCGTGGCAGGCACGCTGACCAACAAGATGGCCCCGGCGCTGCGCAAGGTCTATGACCAGATGCCCGAGCCGCGTTATGTGATCTCGATGGGCAGCTGCGCCAATGGCGGCGGCTATTACCATTACAGCTACAGCGTCGTGCGTGGCTGTGACCGCATCGTTCCGGTGGATATCTATGTGCCCGGCTGCCCGCCCACTGCCGAGGCGCTGATGTATGGCATTCTCGCCCTGCAGCGGAAGATCCGCCGCACCGGCACGCTGGTCCGTTGA
- a CDS encoding NADH-quinone oxidoreductase subunit A, protein MDELLREYLPILIFLALAVGLGVVLILAAVILAVRNPDPEKVSAYECGFNAFDDARMKFDVRFYLVSILFIIFDLEVAFLFPWAVAFGGISMVGFWSMMVFLGVLTVGFAYEWKKGALEWA, encoded by the coding sequence GTGGACGAACTTCTCCGAGAGTATCTGCCCATTCTGATCTTCCTGGCACTTGCCGTTGGCCTTGGGGTCGTGCTGATCCTTGCCGCGGTCATCCTCGCCGTGCGCAATCCCGACCCGGAAAAGGTTTCGGCCTATGAATGCGGGTTCAACGCCTTTGACGATGCCCGCATGAAGTTCGATGTGCGCTTTTATCTGGTGTCGATCCTGTTCATCATCTTCGACCTCGAAGTGGCGTTCCTGTTCCCCTGGGCGGTCGCCTTTGGCGGCATCTCGATGGTCGGCTTCTGGTCGATGATGGTTTTCCTCGGCGTGCTGACCGTGGGCTTCGCCTATGAATGGAAAAAAGGAGCGCTGGAATGGGCGTGA
- a CDS encoding crotonase/enoyl-CoA hydratase family protein, producing MYDTLLLELDARGVARLTLNRPEKHNTLSARMIEELTAVAARLGADPAVRVVVLAASGESFCAGGDLTWMKAQIAGDAATRRQGATALAMMLNALNTMPKPLIGRVQGAAYGGGVGMMSVCDLCIGTEGPKFGLTETKLGLIPATISPYVVARIGATAARRHFMASRLFDATEAHRIGLLSQIVPAADLDAAVEAEVLPFLGCAPGAVGDAKALVARLAPPIDRALIDDTIDRLVARWDSAEAAEGIAAFLEKRRPDWTR from the coding sequence ATGTATGACACACTCTTGCTGGAGCTGGACGCGCGTGGTGTGGCCCGGCTGACACTGAACCGGCCCGAAAAGCACAACACCCTGTCGGCCCGCATGATCGAGGAACTGACGGCGGTAGCGGCCCGGCTCGGCGCGGACCCGGCGGTGCGCGTGGTGGTGCTGGCCGCCAGCGGCGAGAGTTTCTGCGCCGGGGGCGATCTGACCTGGATGAAGGCGCAGATTGCGGGCGATGCCGCAACCCGCAGGCAGGGGGCGACGGCGCTGGCAATGATGCTGAACGCGCTGAACACCATGCCAAAGCCGCTGATCGGCCGGGTGCAGGGTGCGGCCTATGGTGGTGGCGTCGGCATGATGTCGGTCTGTGATCTGTGCATCGGCACCGAGGGGCCGAAATTCGGGCTGACCGAAACCAAGCTGGGGCTGATCCCGGCGACGATCTCGCCCTATGTGGTGGCGCGGATCGGGGCGACGGCGGCGCGGCGGCATTTCATGGCCTCGCGTCTGTTCGACGCGACCGAGGCGCATCGCATCGGCCTGTTGAGCCAGATCGTGCCCGCCGCCGATCTGGATGCGGCGGTGGAGGCCGAGGTGCTGCCCTTCCTTGGTTGTGCGCCGGGGGCGGTGGGCGATGCCAAGGCGCTGGTGGCGCGGCTGGCCCCGCCGATCGACCGCGCACTGATTGATGACACGATCGACCGTCTGGTGGCCCGCTGGGACAGTGCCGAAGCCGCCGAAGGCATCGCGGCCTTTCTGGAAAAACGCCGCCCCGACTGGACGCGCTGA
- a CDS encoding hydroxymethylglutaryl-CoA lyase: MVDRAEIFEMGPRDGLQNEARLIPTAEKIALVDLLSRAGFRRIEVTSFVSPKWVPQMADAAQVLAGIRRAPGVSYAALTPNLKGYAAARAAQASEVAIFASASEGFSRANLNCSIAESLARFAPLAETARADGIPMRGYVSMVTDCPFDGPTAPAQVARVVAALRDLGCYEISLGDTIGQGRPETIRAMLEAVLAEVPAARLAGHYHDTAGRALANIEASLALGLRVFDAAVGGLGGCPYAPGAAGNVATETVADRLAALGFATGLDANILAEAATMARVMRMRRDGDV; encoded by the coding sequence ATGGTTGACCGTGCCGAAATCTTTGAAATGGGGCCGCGCGACGGCTTGCAGAACGAGGCGCGGCTGATCCCGACGGCAGAGAAGATCGCGCTGGTCGATCTGCTGTCGCGCGCCGGGTTCCGCCGGATCGAGGTGACAAGCTTTGTCAGCCCGAAATGGGTGCCGCAGATGGCCGATGCGGCGCAGGTTCTGGCGGGCATCCGGCGCGCGCCCGGCGTGAGTTATGCCGCCCTGACCCCGAACCTGAAGGGCTATGCGGCGGCGCGGGCGGCGCAGGCCTCGGAAGTGGCGATTTTCGCCTCGGCCTCCGAAGGGTTTTCGCGCGCCAATCTCAACTGCTCGATTGCCGAAAGTCTGGCCCGCTTTGCTCCGCTGGCCGAAACGGCGCGGGCCGATGGCATCCCGATGCGCGGCTATGTGTCGATGGTGACGGATTGCCCGTTCGACGGGCCGACCGCGCCCGCACAGGTGGCCCGCGTGGTGGCGGCGCTGCGCGATCTGGGCTGTTACGAAATCAGTCTGGGAGACACCATCGGCCAAGGCCGCCCCGAAACGATCCGCGCCATGCTGGAGGCGGTGCTGGCCGAAGTGCCGGCTGCGCGTCTGGCCGGGCATTACCATGATACGGCGGGCCGGGCGCTGGCCAATATCGAAGCATCGCTGGCGCTGGGGCTGCGGGTGTTCGATGCGGCGGTGGGGGGCCTCGGCGGTTGCCCCTATGCGCCGGGTGCGGCGGGCAATGTGGCCACCGAAACCGTGGCGGACCGGCTGGCGGCGCTGGGCTTTGCCACCGGGCTTGATGCCAATATTCTGGCCGAGGCGGCCACCATGGCCCGCGTGATGCGGATGAGGAGAGATGGCGATGTATGA
- a CDS encoding glutathione S-transferase family protein: MIRLHHIAQARSFRVLWFLHEAGLSHEVVRHSIFDKAIRSPDFLALSPAGRVPAVELDGQTLFESGAILELLTETRAPHLGAAPGDADRARYLEWLHFAETIGAHLANLTQQHIILREDHMRSPTVMRLEAKRLEKCLLAAAQARQGAGVLGRFSTADIALGYGLLIGAKFLRYADPALLAWQADLLARPALQAALAEDGVAEIYTRDFYEAPDG, from the coding sequence ATGATCCGGCTGCACCATATCGCGCAGGCGCGCAGCTTTCGGGTGCTGTGGTTCCTGCACGAGGCCGGGTTGTCGCATGAGGTGGTCCGCCATTCGATCTTTGACAAGGCGATCCGCAGCCCGGACTTTCTGGCGCTGTCGCCCGCAGGCCGGGTGCCTGCGGTCGAGCTGGACGGCCAGACCCTGTTCGAAAGCGGCGCGATCCTTGAACTGCTGACCGAAACCCGCGCGCCGCATCTGGGCGCTGCGCCGGGCGATGCCGACCGGGCGCGCTATCTGGAATGGCTGCATTTTGCCGAAACCATCGGCGCGCATCTGGCCAATCTGACACAGCAGCACATCATCCTGCGCGAAGATCACATGCGCAGCCCCACCGTGATGCGGCTGGAGGCCAAGCGGCTGGAGAAATGCCTGCTGGCCGCCGCGCAGGCGCGGCAGGGCGCGGGTGTGCTGGGCCGCTTTTCCACCGCCGATATTGCGCTGGGCTACGGATTGCTGATCGGCGCGAAATTCCTGCGTTATGCCGATCCCGCGCTTCTGGCGTGGCAGGCCGATCTGCTGGCCCGTCCGGCGTTGCAAGCGGCTCTGGCCGAGGATGGCGTGGCCGAAATCTATACACGTGATTTCTATGAGGCTCCCGATGGTTGA
- a CDS encoding acetyl/propionyl/methylcrotonyl-CoA carboxylase subunit alpha yields MFQKILIANRGEIACRIIATARRMGVATVAVYSEADARAAHVALADEALPIGGPAPRDSYLRGDAIIAAARASGAQAIHPGYGFLSENPDFVDAVAAAGLVFIGPSGDAIRAMGLKDAAKRLMAEAGVPVVPGYHGANQDPDHLAGAADAIGYPVLIKAVAGGGGKGMRKVTRPEDFAAALDSARGEAATAFGNDAVLIEKYVEKPRHIEVQVFGDGTDAVHLFERDCSLQRRHQKVIEEAPAPDMPAEMRAAMGEAAVRAARAIGYKGAGTIEFIVDASEGLRADRFWFMEMNTRLQVEHPVTEAITGVDLVEWQLRVAAGEALPLRQDQLAITGHAFEARLYAEDVPAGFLPATGRISHLAFPADVRADTGVRAGDVISPWYDPMIAKIIVHGPTRAVALAQLARALERTQVAGSVTNLAFLGALARHKGFAAGDVDTGLIERDLAVLVADPEPSASVLAAALLASADLPQTPLTGFTLWSPLVRRLEVARGDVVTTGLLRLSPQGPEIEVAGQTLAASRLPVIRAGGQIHVFDQGQCYSFTPHDPLDRAASGAAAGNATLSPMPGLVKAVFVTAGQAVAMGDRLAVLEAMKMEHVLTAARDGVVAEVLVTAGAQVEAGAALILLEAPPVDAAA; encoded by the coding sequence ATGTTCCAGAAAATCCTCATTGCCAATCGCGGCGAGATTGCCTGCCGCATCATCGCCACCGCCCGCCGCATGGGCGTGGCCACGGTTGCGGTCTATTCCGAGGCGGATGCGCGCGCCGCGCATGTCGCATTGGCGGATGAGGCGCTGCCCATCGGCGGCCCGGCCCCGCGCGACAGCTATCTGCGCGGCGATGCGATCATCGCGGCGGCACGGGCAAGCGGCGCGCAGGCCATCCACCCCGGTTATGGCTTTCTGTCCGAAAACCCCGATTTCGTCGATGCGGTGGCGGCAGCGGGGCTGGTGTTCATCGGGCCCTCGGGCGATGCGATCCGCGCCATGGGGCTGAAGGATGCAGCCAAGCGGCTGATGGCCGAGGCGGGCGTGCCGGTGGTGCCCGGCTATCATGGGGCCAATCAGGATCCCGACCATCTGGCGGGGGCGGCGGATGCCATCGGCTATCCGGTGCTGATCAAGGCGGTGGCGGGCGGCGGCGGCAAGGGGATGCGCAAGGTCACCCGGCCCGAGGATTTCGCGGCAGCACTCGACAGCGCGCGCGGCGAGGCCGCGACGGCCTTTGGCAATGACGCGGTGCTGATCGAGAAATACGTGGAAAAGCCGCGCCATATCGAGGTGCAGGTCTTTGGCGACGGCACCGACGCGGTGCATCTGTTCGAGCGGGATTGTTCCTTGCAGCGCCGCCATCAGAAGGTGATCGAAGAGGCCCCGGCCCCTGACATGCCCGCCGAGATGCGGGCCGCCATGGGCGAGGCGGCGGTGCGTGCGGCCCGTGCCATCGGCTACAAGGGCGCGGGCACCATCGAATTCATCGTCGATGCCTCCGAAGGCCTGCGCGCGGACCGGTTCTGGTTCATGGAGATGAACACCCGTCTGCAGGTAGAACATCCGGTGACCGAGGCGATCACCGGCGTCGATCTGGTGGAATGGCAACTGCGCGTGGCGGCGGGCGAGGCCCTGCCGCTGCGGCAGGATCAACTGGCGATCACCGGCCATGCCTTCGAGGCGCGGCTCTATGCCGAAGATGTGCCCGCAGGCTTTTTGCCCGCCACCGGGCGGATCAGCCATCTGGCCTTTCCCGCCGATGTGCGCGCCGATACCGGGGTGCGGGCCGGGGATGTGATCAGCCCATGGTATGACCCGATGATTGCCAAGATCATCGTGCATGGTCCGACCCGTGCGGTGGCGCTGGCGCAACTGGCGCGCGCACTGGAACGCACGCAGGTGGCGGGCTCTGTCACCAACCTCGCCTTCCTCGGGGCGCTGGCGCGGCACAAGGGCTTTGCGGCGGGCGATGTGGACACCGGGCTGATCGAGCGCGATCTGGCGGTGCTGGTGGCCGACCCCGAACCCTCGGCTTCGGTGCTGGCCGCAGCCCTGCTGGCCAGTGCCGATCTGCCGCAGACCCCGCTGACCGGCTTCACGCTCTGGTCACCGCTGGTGCGCAGGCTGGAAGTGGCGCGGGGTGATGTGGTCACGACGGGCCTGTTGCGGCTGTCCCCGCAGGGCCCCGAGATCGAGGTGGCGGGCCAGACCCTTGCCGCGTCCCGGCTGCCGGTGATCCGCGCGGGCGGGCAGATCCATGTGTTCGATCAGGGCCAGTGTTATAGCTTCACCCCCCATGATCCGCTGGACCGGGCGGCGAGCGGTGCGGCGGCGGGCAATGCCACGCTGTCGCCGATGCCCGGGCTGGTGAAGGCGGTGTTTGTCACGGCGGGGCAGGCGGTGGCGATGGGCGACCGTCTGGCGGTGCTGGAGGCGATGAAGATGGAACATGTGCTGACCGCCGCCCGCGATGGCGTGGTGGCCGAGGTGCTGGTGACGGCAGGCGCGCAGGTCGAGGCGGGCGCGGCCCTGATCCTGCTGGAAGCGCCGCCGGTGGATGCCGCCGCATGA
- a CDS encoding carboxyl transferase domain-containing protein produces MILKSMIQTGSEAFRANRAAHLTMLDTIAQAAAQAAAGGGDKAMARHVARGKMAPRDRVAGLLDPGSPFLEIGATAAHGLNDGAAPCAGVIAGIGRVHGQEVMVVCNDATVKGGTYYPMTVKKHLRAQEIAEECALPCIYLVDSGGANLPNQDEVFPDRDHFGRIFYNQARMSAKGIPQIAVVMGSCTAGGAYVPAMSDVTIIVKDQGTIFLAGPPLVKAATGEVVSAEDLGGGDVHTRLSGVADYLAEDDAHALALARRAVSHLNRAKPATVQWQSPEDPAYDPDEILGAVPADLRTPYDIREVIARLVDGSRFDEFKPRFGDTLVTGFAHVMGCPVGIVANNGVLFSEAAVKGAHFVELCSQRNIPLVFLQNITGFMVGRKYENEGIARHGAKMVTAVATTNVPKITMLVGGSFGAGNYGMSGRAYQPRFLWSWPNSRISVMGGEQAAGVLATVKRDGIERAGGSWTPEEEAEFKRPTIEMFDRQSHPLYASARLWDDGIIDPRKSRATLALSLSAALNAPIEPTRFGVFRM; encoded by the coding sequence ATGATTCTGAAAAGCATGATTCAAACCGGATCCGAAGCGTTCCGCGCCAATCGCGCTGCGCATCTGACCATGCTCGACACCATCGCGCAGGCGGCGGCCCAGGCGGCGGCAGGCGGCGGCGACAAGGCGATGGCCCGCCATGTTGCGCGCGGCAAGATGGCCCCGCGCGACCGGGTGGCGGGGCTGCTGGATCCCGGCTCGCCCTTCCTCGAAATCGGCGCGACTGCGGCGCATGGGCTCAATGACGGGGCCGCACCCTGTGCCGGGGTAATCGCCGGGATCGGCCGTGTGCATGGGCAAGAGGTGATGGTGGTCTGCAATGACGCCACCGTGAAGGGCGGCACCTATTATCCGATGACGGTGAAGAAACACCTGCGCGCGCAGGAGATCGCCGAGGAATGCGCGCTGCCCTGCATCTATCTGGTCGACAGTGGCGGCGCCAACCTGCCCAATCAGGACGAGGTGTTCCCCGACCGCGACCATTTTGGCCGCATCTTCTACAATCAGGCGCGGATGAGCGCGAAGGGCATCCCGCAGATCGCGGTGGTGATGGGGTCGTGCACGGCGGGCGGGGCCTATGTGCCGGCCATGTCGGATGTGACGATCATCGTGAAGGATCAGGGCACCATCTTCCTCGCCGGCCCGCCGCTGGTGAAGGCGGCGACGGGCGAGGTGGTCAGCGCCGAGGATCTGGGCGGCGGCGATGTGCATACCCGCCTGTCGGGCGTGGCCGATTATCTGGCCGAAGATGATGCCCATGCGCTGGCTCTTGCCCGCCGCGCCGTCAGCCACCTGAACCGTGCGAAACCGGCGACGGTGCAATGGCAAAGCCCGGAAGATCCGGCCTATGACCCGGACGAGATCCTCGGGGCGGTGCCTGCCGATCTGCGCACGCCCTATGACATCCGTGAGGTGATTGCGCGGCTGGTCGACGGCTCGCGCTTTGATGAATTCAAGCCGCGCTTCGGCGATACGCTGGTCACCGGCTTTGCGCATGTGATGGGCTGCCCGGTGGGGATCGTGGCCAATAATGGCGTGCTGTTTTCCGAAGCCGCCGTGAAAGGCGCGCATTTCGTGGAACTGTGCAGCCAGCGCAATATCCCGCTGGTGTTCCTGCAAAACATCACCGGCTTCATGGTCGGGCGCAAATATGAAAACGAAGGCATCGCGCGGCACGGGGCCAAGATGGTGACGGCGGTGGCCACCACCAATGTGCCCAAGATCACCATGCTGGTCGGCGGCAGTTTCGGCGCGGGCAATTACGGCATGTCGGGCCGCGCCTATCAGCCGCGTTTCCTGTGGAGCTGGCCCAACAGCCGCATCTCGGTGATGGGGGGCGAACAGGCGGCGGGGGTGCTGGCCACGGTGAAGCGCGACGGGATCGAACGCGCGGGCGGCAGCTGGACCCCCGAGGAAGAGGCCGAGTTCAAGCGCCCCACCATCGAGATGTTCGACCGGCAAAGCCATCCGCTCTATGCCAGCGCCCGGCTGTGGGATGATGGCATCATCGACCCTCGCAAAAGCCGGGCCACCCTCGCCCTCTCGCTCTCCGCCGCCCTCAATGCGCCCATCGAGCCCACACGCTTTGGCGTGTTCCGCATGTGA
- a CDS encoding OmpW/AlkL family protein: protein MKTPILAATVLAALALAAPACAQSAGDMTLGFGLGYVKPNGTPGTLGGTMVTDIGTSTRPTITFEYFLRDNIGLEVLGALPFKHAVSVVGTGKIGETKHLPPTVSINYHIPTGGAVTPFVGLGVNYTAFFEEHSSAGDLKLKNSWGLAAHLGVDYALSEKAALRMDLRYIDIDSDVYLNGTKVGKVEIDPVVAGVSYIMKF from the coding sequence ATGAAAACCCCGATCCTTGCCGCAACCGTCCTTGCCGCCCTCGCCCTCGCCGCCCCTGCCTGCGCCCAATCTGCGGGTGACATGACGCTCGGCTTCGGTCTGGGCTACGTCAAGCCCAATGGCACGCCGGGCACGCTGGGCGGCACCATGGTCACCGACATCGGCACCAGCACCCGCCCCACCATCACCTTTGAATATTTCCTGCGCGACAATATCGGCCTTGAAGTGCTGGGTGCGCTGCCGTTCAAACACGCCGTCAGCGTGGTCGGCACCGGCAAGATCGGCGAGACGAAACATCTGCCGCCCACGGTGTCGATCAACTATCACATCCCGACCGGCGGCGCGGTCACGCCCTTTGTTGGCCTTGGTGTGAACTACACGGCGTTCTTCGAGGAACATTCCTCGGCGGGCGATCTGAAGCTCAAGAACAGCTGGGGCCTCGCCGCGCATCTGGGGGTTGATTACGCCCTGTCCGAAAAGGCCGCGCTGCGTATGGACCTGCGCTATATCGACATTGACAGCGACGTTTATCTGAACGGCACCAAGGTCGGCAAAGTCGAGATCGACCCGGTTGTGGCGGGTGTCTCGTATATCATGAAGTTCTGA